A genomic segment from Flavobacterium inviolabile encodes:
- the gldJ gene encoding gliding motility lipoprotein GldJ: MKINRIMALQLMAALSLSIGFTGCSKKSGSKGTSAATGWKINDKKGGFQYNAKYKKQETPPGMVAVEGGTFTMGKVQDDVMHDWNNTPNQQHVQSFYMDETEVTNFMYTEYLFWLKTIFPPTDENYKNIYVGALPDTLVWRNRLGYNETMTNNYLRHPAYANYPVVGVNWIQAVEFSKWRTDRVNEAILERDGYLKKDSKITEAKAESTFSTESYLASPSTTYGGNEELVYKGQRNKLAGKEDAKNVYAQRTTGNILPEYRLPTEAEWEYAATSLGGIREYNTYKGKKKYPWSGQYTRSGKRQYRGDQLANFKQGKGDYGGIAGWSDDGADITNEVKKYPPNDFGLYDMAGNVAEWVADVYRPIVDDEANDFNYYRGNIYMKNKIGEDGKVEMVTTENITYDTLSNGRIMARNFPGQIAQVAIDDNETYLRQNFSKSDNRNYRDGDKQSTRFYNFGNEEDGADEKKNNKNKMYDSPEHSVTKDSLGNLIRKYDHSNKRTTLVNDDSRVYKGGSWRDRAYWLDPASRRYYPQDMATDYIGFRCAMSKVGPKSGKKKARG; encoded by the coding sequence ATGAAAATCAACAGAATTATGGCTTTACAATTGATGGCTGCATTATCGCTATCAATTGGTTTTACTGGTTGTAGTAAAAAATCAGGGTCAAAAGGAACTTCTGCAGCTACAGGTTGGAAAATCAACGATAAAAAAGGTGGTTTCCAATACAATGCGAAGTACAAAAAACAAGAGACTCCTCCAGGAATGGTTGCCGTTGAGGGTGGAACATTCACAATGGGTAAAGTACAAGATGATGTAATGCATGATTGGAACAACACTCCAAATCAGCAACACGTACAGTCTTTCTATATGGATGAGACTGAGGTTACCAACTTCATGTACACTGAATACTTATTTTGGTTAAAAACTATTTTCCCTCCAACAGATGAGAATTATAAAAACATCTACGTTGGTGCATTACCGGATACTTTGGTATGGAGAAATCGTTTAGGATATAACGAGACTATGACCAACAACTACCTAAGACACCCTGCTTATGCAAACTACCCGGTAGTTGGTGTAAACTGGATTCAGGCTGTTGAGTTTAGCAAATGGAGAACGGATCGTGTTAACGAGGCTATCTTAGAGAGAGATGGATACTTGAAAAAAGATTCGAAAATCACAGAGGCAAAAGCAGAAAGTACTTTCAGTACAGAATCTTACTTAGCTTCTCCTTCTACTACTTATGGTGGTAACGAAGAATTGGTTTACAAAGGTCAACGAAATAAATTAGCGGGTAAAGAAGACGCTAAAAACGTATATGCTCAAAGAACTACCGGTAACATCTTACCGGAGTACAGACTTCCAACAGAAGCAGAATGGGAATATGCTGCTACATCTTTAGGAGGAATCAGAGAGTACAATACTTATAAAGGTAAGAAAAAATATCCTTGGAGTGGTCAGTACACACGTTCTGGAAAAAGACAGTACAGAGGTGACCAGTTAGCCAACTTTAAACAAGGAAAAGGAGATTACGGCGGAATCGCAGGATGGTCTGACGATGGTGCTGATATCACTAACGAAGTAAAAAAATACCCACCAAACGATTTTGGATTGTATGATATGGCTGGTAACGTTGCCGAATGGGTTGCTGACGTTTACAGACCGATTGTAGATGATGAAGCAAATGATTTCAACTACTACAGAGGTAACATCTACATGAAAAACAAAATTGGTGAAGATGGAAAAGTGGAAATGGTTACTACAGAAAACATCACTTATGATACTTTAAGTAATGGTAGAATCATGGCAAGAAACTTCCCTGGACAAATTGCTCAGGTAGCTATTGACGACAACGAAACCTATTTAAGACAAAACTTCTCTAAGAGCGACAACAGAAACTACAGAGATGGTGATAAACAATCGACTCGTTTTTACAACTTCGGAAATGAAGAAGACGGTGCTGACGAGAAGAAAAACAATAAGAATAAAATGTACGATTCGCCAGAGCACTCTGTAACGAAAGACAGTTTAGGAAATCTTATTAGAAAATATGACCACTCTAACAAAAGAACAACTTTAGTAAACGACGACAGTAGAGTTTACAAAGGTGGATCTTGGAGAGACAGAGCTTACTGGTTGGATCCGGCATCAAGAAGATACTATCCACAAGATATGGCTACTGACTACATCGGATTCAGATGTGCGATGTCGAAAGTAGGACCAAAATCCGGTAAGAAAAAAGCCAGAGGATAA
- a CDS encoding aspartyl protease family protein, whose protein sequence is MKQLLQILFLFLTTYGFSQQSLPVIKAASKAATIHEEGQLKRKWNVSPEIKIDAFTTNKLIRPTAIKFKTDIDSIGFILKPGQYKDFIVLLNGKDSCYTRIESPAIKDFRKLKPEIHDTIPLFINSQNTISVKAVLNKIDTLNLNFDSGGTELVLIEETLNNKVKSELKLYNTPYEVAIGSRVYKTKVYDTKVTGNGTDGLIGWDLFDGMIVELNYDKNIMVIHSRLPKALKRDKAAVKLNMKYFNYRFFTAAQIAHRGTKVNDWFLFDTGYQRTVMLDNDLLREQKFPADQMEVIKKVIMRGTKNNEIPVITSNLESLKIGKHELKNVPAQIMTTSKTMFDANIHILGNEVLKRFNTFMDFQENVVYLQPSHLFNVDYIEKT, encoded by the coding sequence ATGAAACAGCTACTTCAAATCCTTTTTCTTTTTTTGACAACGTATGGATTTTCTCAGCAAAGCCTGCCGGTTATAAAGGCTGCCTCCAAAGCGGCGACTATACACGAAGAGGGACAGCTCAAAAGAAAATGGAACGTAAGTCCGGAAATAAAAATAGATGCTTTTACGACCAATAAACTGATCCGTCCGACAGCCATAAAATTTAAAACCGATATTGATTCCATCGGCTTTATCCTGAAACCGGGGCAGTACAAAGACTTTATTGTTTTGCTGAATGGCAAGGATTCCTGCTATACAAGAATTGAAAGTCCGGCAATCAAAGATTTCAGGAAATTAAAGCCGGAAATCCATGATACGATTCCGCTTTTCATCAATAGCCAGAATACGATTTCCGTTAAGGCTGTCCTGAATAAAATAGATACCTTAAACCTGAATTTCGATTCCGGAGGCACAGAGCTGGTGCTGATAGAAGAAACGCTGAATAATAAAGTGAAAAGTGAATTGAAACTTTACAACACCCCTTACGAAGTTGCGATCGGGAGCAGGGTGTATAAAACGAAAGTATACGATACCAAGGTAACAGGAAATGGTACCGACGGGCTTATAGGCTGGGATCTTTTTGACGGAATGATTGTAGAGCTTAATTATGATAAAAATATAATGGTGATACATTCCAGGCTGCCTAAAGCTTTAAAGCGTGACAAAGCAGCTGTAAAACTGAATATGAAGTATTTTAATTACCGCTTTTTTACAGCGGCACAAATTGCCCATCGCGGAACTAAAGTAAACGACTGGTTCCTGTTTGATACGGGTTACCAAAGAACTGTAATGCTGGATAATGACCTGCTAAGAGAACAAAAATTTCCTGCCGATCAAATGGAAGTGATTAAGAAAGTGATCATGCGCGGTACCAAGAACAACGAAATTCCTGTAATAACCTCAAATCTGGAAAGCCTGAAAATAGGGAAACACGAACTTAAAAATGTTCCTGCACAAATAATGACAACCAGTAAAACGATGTTTGATGCCAACATTCATATTCTGGGGAATGAGGTCTTGAAAAGGTTTAATACTTTTATGGATTTTCAGGAAAACGTTGTTTACCTGCAGCCGAGTCATTTGTTTAATGTGGATTATATCGAAAAGACATAA
- a CDS encoding DUF3575 domain-containing protein, whose protein sequence is MKKNYLLIIIFFAFYSVNAQNENAENVKKNELKLNVVIPLVGSAFEGTYERNLNSKSSIGVTGLYVFNDNKNEDMNYFVSPYYRRYFGKKFASGFFAEGFGMLSSIDGKKIYTSEDHSVYTENPDVIDFSLGVGLGSKWVTKSGIIFEVNAGYGKLLFNADKTDHTIVARFGFHVGYRF, encoded by the coding sequence ATGAAAAAAAACTATTTACTAATTATCATTTTCTTTGCCTTTTATTCTGTAAATGCTCAAAATGAAAACGCTGAAAATGTGAAAAAAAATGAATTAAAATTAAATGTAGTTATCCCGCTAGTTGGCAGTGCATTTGAAGGGACTTACGAAAGGAACTTAAACAGTAAGTCTTCCATAGGTGTTACGGGTTTGTATGTATTTAATGATAATAAAAATGAGGATATGAATTATTTTGTATCACCCTATTACAGAAGATACTTTGGGAAGAAATTTGCTTCTGGTTTTTTTGCCGAAGGATTTGGAATGTTAAGTTCAATAGATGGAAAAAAAATATACACATCAGAAGATCATTCAGTATATACAGAAAATCCCGATGTTATTGATTTTTCACTTGGAGTTGGTTTAGGAAGTAAATGGGTTACTAAAAGTGGAATTATATTTGAAGTTAATGCTGGCTATGGAAAACTATTATTTAACGCTGATAAAACTGACCACACCATAGTTGCGAGATTTGGTTTTCATGTAGGCTATCGATTTTAA
- a CDS encoding alpha/beta fold hydrolase, translating to MKNVIFTILIVFLGFTSFAQQKSFDVKIIGKGKPVVLIPGYSCSGDVWKETADHLKNKYQLHILTLAGYAGTKPIDSPILQTVHNEIIAYVKTNKLNKPIVIGHSLGAFMGLWLSSSEPDLFGKLICVDGVPFISALTNPDITADSLKDDPRYNLEAVINNFKAIPNEGYVDYMTKAMLYQVQDSTRARQIAEWSYASDRRTLGATIIEMSLTDLRKDIARIKSPVLVLTSLFNTKENSTKIYNQQYAALPNKTIKVADSKHFIMYDQPEWFYTEIDTFLNSK from the coding sequence ATGAAAAATGTAATCTTTACAATACTGATCGTATTTCTTGGTTTCACTTCTTTTGCACAGCAAAAATCATTTGATGTAAAAATAATCGGAAAAGGAAAACCGGTAGTATTAATCCCGGGGTATTCCTGCAGCGGCGATGTGTGGAAAGAGACTGCCGATCATTTAAAAAACAAATACCAACTGCACATTTTAACCCTTGCCGGTTATGCCGGGACAAAACCAATAGACAGCCCGATACTACAGACTGTTCACAATGAAATCATAGCCTATGTAAAAACAAATAAGTTGAACAAGCCTATTGTAATCGGTCATAGTCTTGGTGCTTTTATGGGACTCTGGCTTTCCAGCAGCGAACCGGATTTATTTGGCAAATTAATCTGCGTGGATGGTGTTCCGTTTATTTCCGCCTTAACCAATCCCGACATTACAGCCGATTCTTTAAAAGACGATCCGAGATACAACTTGGAAGCCGTTATCAACAACTTTAAAGCCATTCCAAACGAAGGGTATGTGGATTATATGACCAAAGCGATGCTATATCAGGTTCAGGACTCCACCAGAGCCAGACAGATTGCCGAATGGAGCTACGCCAGCGACAGAAGAACTCTTGGTGCCACGATTATCGAAATGTCATTAACAGACCTGCGAAAAGATATTGCCCGCATTAAAAGCCCTGTATTGGTACTGACAAGCTTGTTCAATACCAAAGAAAACAGTACGAAAATTTACAACCAGCAATATGCCGCCCTTCCGAACAAAACCATTAAAGTTGCCGACAGCAAACATTTTATCATGTATGACCAGCCGGAATGGTTTTATACGGAAATCGATACTTTTTTAAATTCAAAATAA
- a CDS encoding helix-turn-helix domain-containing protein, which yields MSILKNIREQQNLTQEELADRSGISTRTIQRIEAGTKPKGYTLKILAKTLGIKEEELLHKKVEEAIAGNPEEKAIRMEEPVLVNYSLIKLINLSSILFVILPPLNILFPVVLMFTMKQKNQVIRQIISIQIIWTIAAPIIFMMVIFTKPGNKVTLFTMIVLALVNIYIILRNAMEIDRNKKLYYRLNFSMI from the coding sequence ATGTCCATATTAAAAAATATAAGGGAGCAACAAAATCTTACTCAGGAAGAATTAGCGGATCGATCCGGTATTTCGACAAGAACAATACAAAGAATTGAAGCGGGAACAAAACCGAAAGGATATACCCTAAAAATATTAGCAAAGACATTAGGTATTAAAGAAGAAGAGTTACTGCACAAAAAAGTAGAGGAAGCAATTGCAGGAAATCCGGAAGAGAAGGCAATCCGTATGGAAGAACCGGTTTTAGTAAATTATTCATTAATAAAACTAATCAATCTTTCGTCGATACTCTTTGTCATTCTTCCACCCCTTAATATTCTTTTTCCGGTTGTATTGATGTTTACAATGAAGCAGAAAAATCAGGTAATCAGGCAAATTATTTCGATTCAGATTATCTGGACAATTGCAGCGCCCATTATATTTATGATGGTAATTTTTACAAAGCCTGGAAATAAGGTTACATTGTTTACGATGATAGTACTGGCTTTAGTGAATATTTACATAATCCTTAGAAATGCAATGGAGATCGATAGAAATAAAAAGCTGTATTATAGGTTGAATTTCAGTATGATATAA
- a CDS encoding RNA polymerase sigma factor encodes MTLEQQRDTVFRDLYAQYAAKIHRICLGYTGNAMEADDLLQEVFIKVWQNYDKFRGESKIATWIYRIAVNTCLYHIRSQKNKKTTAIENSNIHLKTEEPDSKEQQIQLLYKCISELAESDRLIITMLLEDVPYAEIAAATEISEGNLRVKIHRIKQQLSTIYKKYERV; translated from the coding sequence GTGACATTAGAGCAGCAAAGAGATACCGTTTTCAGGGATTTATACGCCCAATACGCGGCTAAAATACACCGGATATGCCTCGGATACACCGGAAACGCGATGGAAGCCGACGATCTGCTTCAGGAGGTTTTTATCAAAGTATGGCAAAACTATGACAAGTTCAGGGGAGAATCCAAAATAGCCACCTGGATATACCGTATTGCCGTGAACACCTGCCTGTATCATATCCGTTCTCAAAAAAACAAAAAGACAACGGCTATTGAAAACAGCAACATCCATTTAAAAACAGAAGAGCCCGACAGCAAAGAACAACAGATCCAGCTGCTATACAAATGCATCAGCGAACTGGCAGAATCCGACAGGCTGATCATTACGATGCTGCTGGAAGACGTTCCCTATGCAGAAATAGCCGCAGCAACCGAAATTTCAGAAGGCAACCTGAGAGTAAAAATCCACCGTATTAAACAACAGTTAAGCACAATCTACAAGAAATATGAAAGAGTTTGA
- a CDS encoding serine hydrolase encodes MAKQLFLGFILLITFAPDSKAQVERNSRLYTTILLKDSLLFNAGFNTCDISQFENLLADQFEFFHDKDSISNKQKFLNDLRNGLCKSPTTYRSRRELVSGSTRVFPLYKKNVLYGAVQTGDHRFYETISGNKEAYAGSAKFTHVWLLQKGVWKLAKGLSFDHQDTDSARYQAAGFDNDAAIEKWMKEIHLPTLGIGVIKDGELQQVKVFGSLQNGISAPYNTIFNVASLTKPVTAMVALQLVSLGKWNLDAPVYKYWTDPDVAQDEKHKILTTRHILTHQTGFPNWRWNNEDGKLHFEFTPGTKYQYSGEGYEYLRKALENKFHKSLDQLAAEMIFKPLKMADTKYIWTERTDSTRFARGYNNQGRPYKTVKHKTANAADDLLTTIADYGNFLVSVLNGDGLSEKVFTAMMSKQVAIKKDKYFGLGFEIYDLGNGAIALSHGGADQGCQTIVFLLPETKQGLIIFTNADEGYKAYEKILTHYLGEYGRKIIAIEMHAE; translated from the coding sequence ATGGCAAAACAACTTTTTTTAGGCTTCATTTTGCTCATCACTTTTGCGCCAGACAGTAAAGCTCAAGTTGAGCGAAATTCCCGTTTATACACTACAATACTTTTAAAAGACAGCCTGCTTTTTAATGCAGGGTTTAACACCTGCGACATATCCCAATTTGAAAACCTGCTGGCAGATCAGTTTGAATTTTTTCACGATAAGGATAGTATTTCGAACAAACAAAAGTTTCTTAATGATTTAAGAAATGGATTATGCAAATCACCAACAACCTATCGATCAAGAAGAGAATTGGTATCAGGAAGTACCCGGGTTTTCCCGCTGTATAAAAAAAACGTTTTGTATGGAGCGGTTCAAACAGGCGATCACCGGTTTTACGAAACCATTTCAGGTAACAAAGAAGCGTATGCAGGTTCGGCAAAATTTACGCATGTCTGGCTGTTGCAAAAAGGTGTCTGGAAACTTGCTAAAGGTTTGAGTTTTGACCACCAGGACACCGATAGTGCCCGTTACCAAGCTGCTGGTTTTGATAATGATGCGGCAATAGAAAAATGGATGAAGGAAATCCATCTGCCAACTTTAGGAATCGGGGTTATTAAAGATGGAGAATTACAGCAGGTAAAGGTTTTCGGATCGTTGCAAAATGGAATTTCGGCACCCTATAATACTATTTTTAATGTAGCGTCATTGACCAAGCCGGTGACTGCAATGGTAGCATTACAATTGGTTAGTTTAGGCAAATGGAATCTGGATGCGCCTGTTTATAAATATTGGACTGATCCCGATGTTGCACAAGATGAAAAACACAAAATATTGACGACAAGACATATTCTTACACATCAAACAGGATTTCCCAATTGGCGTTGGAATAATGAGGATGGAAAGCTGCATTTTGAATTTACTCCGGGAACAAAATATCAGTATTCGGGAGAGGGGTATGAATACCTGCGGAAAGCATTGGAAAATAAATTTCATAAATCACTGGACCAATTAGCGGCAGAAATGATCTTCAAGCCATTGAAGATGGCTGATACAAAATATATTTGGACGGAAAGAACAGATAGTACAAGATTTGCAAGGGGATATAACAACCAGGGCAGGCCTTATAAAACGGTTAAGCATAAAACGGCAAATGCGGCAGATGATTTGCTGACAACGATAGCGGATTATGGTAATTTTCTGGTAAGCGTACTGAATGGTGATGGATTATCAGAAAAGGTATTTACTGCTATGATGAGCAAACAGGTTGCCATCAAAAAGGATAAATATTTTGGATTGGGTTTTGAAATCTATGATTTAGGGAACGGAGCGATTGCGTTATCGCACGGCGGTGCCGATCAAGGCTGTCAGACAATCGTGTTTTTATTGCCTGAAACCAAACAAGGGCTTATCATATTTACTAATGCAGATGAGGGTTATAAAGCTTATGAAAAAATCCTGACGCACTATCTGGGCGAATACGGAAGAAAAATAATAGCTATAGAAATGCATGCAGAATAA
- a CDS encoding UDP-N-acetylmuramoyl-tripeptide--D-alanyl-D-alanine ligase, translated as MKIEELYQCFLQSTTICTDTRKIAPNSLFFALKGENFDANSFAQEALNKGALFVVIDNKKYLTDADKMILVTDSLKALQALANYHRKQLGLPIIALTGSNGKTTTKELINTVLSQKYTTKATIGNLNNHIGVPLTLLSFDEHTDIGIVEMGANHQKEIELLCSIAEPDFGYITNFGKAHLEGFGGTEGVIKGKSELYQYLEQHDKTAFVNLDDTIQEEKTQAITRYTFSRDKAANVKIDAVSANPMVKIGFEGTEIQSHLIGIYNANNINAAISIGKYFNVPTADIKNAIENYIPNNNRSQLIEKNSNHIILDAYNANPSSMNAAIENFTQLDGAPKIAILGDMFELGKESLEEHKNIVQLLSNNHEIETFFIGNDFYANQTQNPHLHFFACFEDFSEKFRSAIPQNAVILIKGSRGMALERTLELL; from the coding sequence ATGAAAATAGAAGAACTTTACCAGTGTTTTTTACAAAGTACAACCATTTGTACCGACACTCGAAAAATAGCACCCAACTCTTTATTTTTCGCCCTGAAAGGTGAAAACTTTGATGCCAATTCCTTTGCTCAGGAAGCGTTAAACAAAGGCGCTTTATTTGTTGTTATCGACAATAAAAAGTACCTGACGGATGCCGATAAAATGATCCTGGTAACCGACAGTTTAAAAGCCTTACAGGCATTGGCCAACTATCACCGGAAGCAGCTTGGCTTACCCATAATTGCTTTAACCGGGAGCAACGGTAAAACAACCACCAAAGAACTGATCAATACTGTTCTTTCACAAAAATATACTACCAAAGCCACGATCGGCAACCTGAACAATCATATTGGCGTACCGCTGACGCTGCTATCTTTCGACGAGCATACCGATATCGGAATTGTTGAAATGGGTGCCAACCACCAAAAAGAAATTGAATTACTGTGCTCCATAGCCGAGCCGGATTTTGGTTATATCACTAATTTTGGCAAAGCCCACCTGGAAGGCTTCGGAGGAACGGAAGGCGTAATAAAAGGAAAAAGCGAGCTATACCAATACCTGGAACAGCACGACAAAACGGCTTTTGTAAATCTGGACGACACCATACAGGAGGAAAAAACACAGGCGATAACCCGCTATACTTTTTCCCGGGACAAGGCAGCCAATGTGAAAATCGATGCCGTTTCTGCCAATCCTATGGTTAAAATCGGCTTTGAAGGGACCGAAATCCAATCGCACCTCATCGGTATTTACAATGCCAACAATATCAATGCCGCAATCAGTATCGGGAAATATTTCAATGTTCCCACAGCCGATATTAAAAATGCTATTGAGAATTATATTCCAAACAACAACCGCTCCCAGCTGATCGAAAAGAATTCAAACCATATCATACTGGATGCTTACAATGCCAATCCAAGCAGTATGAATGCCGCTATTGAAAACTTTACACAACTGGACGGCGCTCCCAAAATAGCTATTTTAGGAGACATGTTCGAGCTTGGCAAAGAAAGTCTTGAAGAGCACAAAAATATCGTTCAGCTTTTAAGCAACAATCACGAGATCGAAACGTTTTTTATCGGCAATGATTTTTATGCCAATCAAACACAAAACCCGCATTTGCACTTCTTTGCCTGTTTTGAGGATTTCTCGGAAAAATTCAGGTCTGCAATACCACAAAACGCTGTAATACTGATAAAAGGTTCCCGAGGAATGGCTCTGGAAAGAACCCTGGAACTGCTATAA